From Sphingomonas nostoxanthinifaciens, a single genomic window includes:
- a CDS encoding spinster family MFS transporter → MDRSARPWALYNNRQRTAFLSILFFVSALNNLDKTVITIVLEPIKREFGVSDTALGVLSGLSFALLYATLGIPVAWAADRGNRKTIIGLALVIWSGMTVLCGMAQSFVQLVVARIGVGAGEAGGIPPAQSLIADYFPPDRRARAITVFSGSLVVGYLLGLTGGAQIAAHYGWRATMVAAGIPGLLLALIVYLKLDEPRLRLSLPDRHATRGAGMADLVGIARTPSLALIIAGITVYNAFSSGVFAFIPPYLMRILHVPLPQIGFYYGALSAAAALTGISLGGWLVGRLSIRDVRWQAWLCAAGLFVALPFFELGFLMPSYSAFLATVAVGMVALNVAYGVMYTSLHSVCGSGRRALAVAVSLFCSNLIGAGLGPVITGALSDAFTASHGAIGLRYAMMVAALWLAASGLLMLAAGRIMVRELAD, encoded by the coding sequence ATGGACCGATCTGCAAGGCCCTGGGCGCTATACAACAACCGCCAGCGCACCGCCTTCCTGTCGATCCTATTTTTCGTGTCCGCACTCAACAATCTCGACAAGACCGTCATCACGATCGTGCTGGAGCCGATCAAGCGCGAATTCGGCGTGTCCGATACCGCGCTCGGCGTGTTGAGCGGGCTGTCCTTCGCCTTGCTGTACGCGACATTGGGCATCCCCGTGGCGTGGGCGGCGGATCGCGGCAACCGCAAGACGATCATCGGCCTCGCATTGGTTATCTGGAGCGGCATGACGGTGCTGTGCGGCATGGCCCAAAGCTTCGTGCAGTTGGTCGTGGCGCGCATCGGCGTCGGTGCCGGCGAGGCGGGCGGCATCCCACCCGCGCAGTCGCTGATCGCCGATTATTTCCCGCCCGATCGCCGGGCGCGTGCGATCACCGTCTTCTCGGGCTCGCTGGTGGTCGGCTATCTGCTCGGCCTGACCGGCGGCGCGCAGATCGCGGCGCATTATGGCTGGCGGGCGACGATGGTGGCCGCCGGTATCCCCGGTTTGCTGCTGGCGCTGATCGTCTACCTCAAGCTCGACGAGCCGCGGCTGCGGCTCAGCCTGCCCGACAGGCATGCGACACGCGGCGCTGGCATGGCCGATCTGGTCGGCATCGCACGCACGCCCAGCCTGGCGCTCATCATCGCTGGAATCACGGTCTACAACGCCTTCTCGTCGGGCGTGTTCGCGTTCATCCCCCCCTATCTGATGCGCATCCTCCACGTGCCTTTGCCGCAGATCGGCTTCTATTATGGCGCGCTGTCCGCCGCGGCGGCACTGACGGGGATCTCGCTCGGCGGATGGCTGGTCGGGCGCCTGTCGATCCGCGACGTGCGCTGGCAGGCATGGCTGTGCGCAGCCGGACTGTTCGTCGCTCTGCCCTTCTTCGAGCTGGGCTTCCTCATGCCGAGCTACTCCGCCTTCCTCGCTACCGTCGCGGTCGGCATGGTCGCGCTCAACGTCGCTTATGGCGTGATGTACACCTCGCTCCATTCGGTGTGCGGATCGGGGCGTCGCGCGCTGGCGGTCGCGGTCAGCCTGTTCTGCAGCAACCTGATCGGCGCCGGGCTCGGGCCGGTGATAACGGGCGCGTTGAGCGATGCCTTCACCGCCAGCCACGGCGCGATCGGGCTTCGCTACGCGATGATGGTCGCGGCGCTGTGGCTGGCGGCGAGTGGGCTACTGATGCTCGCGGCCGGCCGGATCATGGTGCGCGAGCTTGCCGATTGA
- a CDS encoding GntR family transcriptional regulator, producing MQIGPCCKPQRVSSERYTFAPHWQRHSRMPAWRSAGGCVTALRVIDKKNKMAIFDQSCIDKSLPIPVGRQLHGLLSYVIAFGLIPAGERLPSVRELALAVGVAPMTVNDVYQELRGTGLIEIRPGVGAFASGAGKRDAELMALRADIALLIEKGADIGLTPIDLAAMVTTQARLQPSQELRIGLIGIFRAAALDYAAEITAMIEGPGAVEVYLIDDLQKDEAARAACSACDVVLVPIHREHEIRALLPRASVAGLRMIPSQATRSALANLDPRARVAGISHFEEHVASLKHAIREFTPHVADVRTSWIDAVDLAEVLRDRDVVIYATGAEHIIELLSEDAEHFEFRHTPDPIATGQFLAALRARDVLRRDRPDTQEEPNGIQDRSDLASGIHDARQRRRREPRDPRARRRG from the coding sequence TTGCAGATCGGTCCATGCTGTAAACCCCAACGTGTATCATCGGAAAGGTACACGTTTGCACCACACTGGCAACGACATTCGCGTATGCCCGCTTGGCGAAGCGCCGGGGGCTGTGTTACGGCGCTTCGTGTCATAGACAAGAAGAACAAAATGGCCATTTTCGACCAATCATGCATCGACAAGAGCCTGCCCATTCCGGTTGGGCGGCAGCTTCACGGGCTGCTCAGCTACGTCATCGCGTTCGGCCTCATCCCGGCGGGCGAACGGCTGCCCTCGGTGCGCGAGCTGGCACTCGCGGTCGGCGTCGCGCCGATGACGGTCAACGACGTCTATCAGGAATTACGCGGCACCGGCCTGATCGAGATCCGACCGGGCGTCGGCGCCTTCGCGAGCGGCGCAGGCAAGCGCGATGCCGAGCTGATGGCGCTGCGCGCCGATATCGCCCTGCTGATCGAGAAGGGGGCCGATATCGGCCTCACGCCGATCGACCTCGCGGCGATGGTGACGACCCAGGCGCGATTGCAGCCGTCGCAGGAGTTGAGGATCGGCCTGATCGGCATCTTCCGTGCGGCGGCGCTGGATTATGCGGCCGAGATCACCGCGATGATCGAGGGGCCGGGTGCGGTCGAGGTGTATCTGATCGACGATCTGCAAAAGGACGAGGCCGCGCGCGCCGCCTGCTCGGCGTGCGACGTCGTGCTGGTGCCGATCCATCGCGAGCATGAGATACGCGCGCTGCTGCCGCGCGCGTCGGTGGCCGGGCTGCGCATGATCCCGTCGCAGGCCACGCGGAGCGCGCTCGCCAATCTCGATCCGCGCGCACGCGTCGCCGGAATCTCGCATTTCGAGGAGCATGTCGCAAGCCTCAAGCATGCGATCCGCGAGTTCACGCCGCACGTCGCGGACGTCCGCACCAGCTGGATCGATGCCGTCGATCTGGCCGAGGTGCTGCGTGATCGCGATGTCGTGATCTATGCGACCGGCGCGGAGCATATCATCGAGCTGCTCTCCGAAGACGCCGAGCATTTCGAGTTCCGCCACACCCCCGATCCGATCGCGACCGGCCAGTTTCTCGCGGCCTTGAGGGCACGCGACGTTCTCCGGCGCGACAGGCCGGATACCCAGGAAGAACCCAATGGCATTCAAGACCGCTCGGATCTTGCGTCCGGCATTCACGACGCTCGCCAACGGAGACGACGCGAGCCTCGTGATCCACGAGCTCGTCGGCGCGGCTGA
- a CDS encoding succinylglutamate desuccinylase/aspartoacylase family protein, whose product MIHELVGAADGPTIGISAAVHGNENTGAQAALELFRALNALELRGRVLLLPVANPYAFAGNHRFARLDELDLNRQFPGNPSGTFSQQLAAAITREFLEQIDVHIDLHTGTDRPTVDYVYIWNDEALSRSFGSRILYRPTTGREGTVFNGLSTTVTVERRNIPTTVIELGGGIVDQGPYVERTVAGVINMLRHLGAIEGGVAPAPAQTVVTSLAGVRPRKGGWLEPLAPPLGEPIAGGAPLARIVSPYTFETIEEIVSPFARGVMVMGHLTRNLVEAGDYGFLVGDLDGATA is encoded by the coding sequence GTGATCCACGAGCTCGTCGGCGCGGCTGACGGGCCCACCATCGGTATCAGTGCGGCAGTCCACGGCAACGAGAATACCGGCGCGCAGGCCGCGCTGGAGCTGTTTCGCGCGCTAAACGCGCTCGAACTGCGCGGCCGCGTGCTGCTGTTGCCGGTCGCCAATCCCTATGCTTTCGCCGGCAACCATCGCTTCGCGCGGCTGGACGAGCTGGACCTCAACCGGCAGTTTCCGGGCAATCCGTCGGGCACGTTCAGTCAGCAGCTCGCCGCGGCGATCACGCGCGAATTCCTCGAGCAGATCGACGTCCATATCGATCTTCACACCGGCACCGACCGCCCGACCGTCGATTACGTCTACATCTGGAACGACGAGGCGCTGTCGCGCAGCTTCGGCTCGCGCATCCTCTATCGACCGACGACGGGGCGCGAGGGAACGGTGTTCAACGGCCTCAGCACGACCGTCACGGTCGAGCGGCGCAACATCCCGACGACGGTCATCGAGCTGGGCGGCGGCATCGTCGATCAGGGCCCTTACGTCGAGCGCACGGTCGCAGGCGTGATCAACATGCTGCGCCATCTCGGCGCGATCGAGGGCGGGGTGGCACCGGCTCCCGCACAGACGGTCGTGACCAGCCTTGCCGGTGTGCGCCCGCGCAAGGGGGGCTGGCTGGAACCGCTCGCCCCGCCGCTGGGCGAACCGATTGCGGGCGGCGCGCCGCTGGCACGGATCGTCAGCCCCTATACGTTCGAGACGATCGAAGAGATCGTCAGCCCGTTCGCGCGCGGCGTGATGGTGATGGGCCATCTGACCCGCAACCTCGTCGAGGCGGGCGACTACGGCTTCCTCGTCGGTGATCTGGACGGCGCGACGGCCTGA
- a CDS encoding aldo/keto reductase — MDYKNLGKTGLKVSRITLGCMSFGSPSWAPWVLEEAASQRIIAQALDLGINTFDTADMYSLGASEEIVGRALASTPRHRLVIATKLNAAMSDDPNDRGLSRKHVFAAIDASLRRLGTDHVDLYQIHRFDPDTPLEETLEALDEVVRAGKVRYLGASSMGAWQFMKALGLQRQHGWAPFVSMQNHYNLMYREEEREMLPLCRSEGIGVIPWSPLARGRLAGRSGTTRAASDKTAGTLYDNDRSSEEAVVAAVRTVAERHGVPMAEVAYAWVATRPGITSPIVGATKPEHLETAIKALDLTLSAEDVALLEAPYRPQPVAGHV, encoded by the coding sequence ATGGACTATAAGAATCTCGGAAAGACCGGGCTCAAGGTATCCCGTATCACGCTCGGCTGCATGAGCTTCGGATCGCCGTCATGGGCGCCCTGGGTGCTGGAAGAGGCAGCGTCGCAGCGGATTATCGCGCAGGCGCTCGATCTCGGCATCAACACGTTCGATACGGCCGACATGTATTCGCTCGGCGCGAGCGAGGAGATCGTCGGTCGCGCGCTGGCGAGCACGCCGCGCCACCGGCTGGTGATCGCGACCAAGCTCAACGCGGCGATGAGCGACGATCCCAATGATCGCGGCCTGTCGCGCAAGCACGTCTTCGCGGCGATCGACGCCAGCCTGCGCCGGCTCGGCACCGACCATGTCGACCTCTACCAGATCCACCGCTTCGATCCCGACACGCCGCTCGAAGAGACGCTCGAGGCGCTCGACGAGGTCGTGCGGGCGGGCAAGGTGCGCTACCTCGGCGCTTCGTCGATGGGCGCGTGGCAGTTCATGAAGGCGCTCGGTCTGCAGCGGCAGCACGGCTGGGCGCCGTTCGTATCGATGCAGAACCATTACAACCTGATGTATCGCGAGGAGGAGCGCGAGATGCTGCCTTTGTGCCGCTCGGAAGGCATCGGCGTGATCCCATGGTCGCCGCTCGCGCGCGGCCGGCTGGCGGGCCGGTCGGGCACGACCCGCGCCGCATCCGACAAGACCGCGGGAACGCTGTACGACAACGACCGGTCGAGCGAAGAGGCCGTCGTCGCCGCCGTCCGTACCGTCGCCGAACGCCACGGCGTGCCGATGGCGGAGGTCGCCTATGCGTGGGTGGCGACGCGTCCGGGCATCACCTCGCCGATCGTCGGCGCGACCAAGCCCGAGCATCTCGAGACCGCGATCAAGGCGCTCGATCTCACTCTGTCAGCCGAGGACGTGGCGCTGCTTGAGGCGCCCTATCGGCCGCAGCCGGTCGCGGGGCACGTCTGA